The Setaria italica strain Yugu1 chromosome IX, Setaria_italica_v2.0, whole genome shotgun sequence genome has a window encoding:
- the LOC101774841 gene encoding protein ROOT PRIMORDIUM DEFECTIVE 1 isoform X2 codes for MQSLAKPRALEQLHPLAVHLQSMSYVDVTMRWKKDASFDGVPVLSHARDIRPLASLARLLSPSPTPVSAVSKLQRSLETPDRRVTSFLRRFPAAFVESVGPQHNLPWFRVSDAAARLLREERDVFAARRADITGRLRRLVLMCPRRRLPLRVAQGMLWHLGIPEDYFKDPDHGIEHDGFRILTSADGVICQDNDGDGRELGLIDDGKGQEMPLSVLQMKFGSVADVPIPLFPSKGLRLKQKIKDWLEGFQRLPYVSPYEDFSHIIRGSDVSEKRAVGVLHELLSLFVTCSAERRRLLCLRQHLGLPQKFHLVFERHPHVFYLLLKEKTCFVVLKEAYMAGGDTAIGEHPMLELRKKYVELMEQSREIIRCRRSGKPVELESKVYDNTEDPLKRCLKNL; via the coding sequence ATGCAGTCTCTCGCGAAACCTCGGGCGCTCGAGCAACTCCATCCCCTCGCCGTCCACCTCCAGTCCATGTCGTACGTGGACGTGACGATGCGGTGGAAGAAGGACGCGTCGTTCGACGGCGTCCCCGTGCTCTCCCACGCGCGCGACATCCGCCCGCTCGCCTCCCTGGCGCGCCTCCTCTCCCCGTCGCCCACCCCCGTGTCGGCGGTCTCCAAGCTCCAGCGCTCGCTCGAGACCCCCGACCGGCGGGTCAcctccttcctccgccgcttccccgccgCCTTCGTCGAGTCCGTGGGGCCACAGCACAACCTACCCTGGTTCCGAGTCTCCGatgccgccgcgcgcctcctgCGGGAGGAGCGGGACGTcttcgccgctcgccgcgctgATATCAcgggccgcctgcgccgcctcgtCCTGATGTGCCCGCGACGCCGCCTCCCGCTCCGCGTCGCGCAGGGCATGCTCTGGCATCTTGGCATCCCGGAGGACTACTTTAAGGACCCCGATCACGGCATTGAGCATGATGGATTCCGGATTTTAACTTCAGCAGATGGAGTTATCTGCCAGGATAATGATGGCGATGGGAGGGAATTGGGGCTAATTGATGATGGAAAAGGTCAAGAAATGCCACTATCGGTTCTCCAGATGAAATTCGGATCTGTGGCAGACGTGCCTATCCCACTCTTCCCGTCGAAGGGTCTCCGGTTGAAGCAGAAGATCAAGGACTGGTTGGAAGGCTTCCAGAGGCTGCCTTATGTGTCTCCATACGAAGATTTCAGCCACATCATTCGTGGCAGCGATGTTTCGGAAAAGCGGGCTGTCGGGGTGCTCCATGAGCTGCTTAGTTTGTTTGTGACATGCTCTGCTGAGAGGCGGCGGTTACTCTGCCTTAGGCAGCACCTGGGGCTGCCACAGAAGTTCCATCTTGTGTTTGAGCGGCACCCGCATGTATTCTACTTGTTGTTGAAGGAAAAGACATGCTTTGTTGTCCTCAAAGAGGCGTACATGGCTGGGGGAGACACTGCAATTGGGGAGCACCCCATGCTGGAATTGCGCAAGAAGTATGTTGAGCTGATGGAGCAGTCTCGGGAAATCATAAGGTGCCGACGGAGCGGGAAGCCTGTTGAATTGGAGTCCAAGGTATATGATAATACTGAGGATCCATTAAAACGCTGTCTTAAAAATCTATGA
- the LOC101774841 gene encoding uncharacterized protein LOC101774841 isoform X1, whose product MQPVFEGILHYKFGVLDKKRTRKWISKWARFPNAQDAPKPFSSQPTAHYVQKAENATLFFFLFIPSTAPQRRALFRLPLPAPKTQTPPSTASRPVPSCSPPPFSTMSVADGDDEEAFFLALDAAEAAALDSSSKRRRLSTTSSPTPATPPAASEGSYLAALKGSHSSAWQQQQQQALNYAHKRPDGSKTLAAGTSGTQVASGSCFKCGDPGHWARECPQSAPTAGGGGVIGGGAGGGYVNAGGEVEEKACPCGAGSCLVLTSNTPRNPGRKFYKCPLRDNGGCNFFEWCDAPSPGPANARSNTVFQSETSATDMLCPCGAGACLILTTKTGKNVGRQFYRCPGNQGGGSCGFFKWCDEQQPRVGAPLQASPQYQTDATSSIQNSNKRSSSSCFKCGQENHWARDCPNQSSDPYPDKGGRTITSASSPDGCFKCGKAGHWSRECPTSNSGGGGGGGTGASRAKSSSALGSWNSQRY is encoded by the exons ATGCAACCTGTTTTTGAGGGGATCCTTCATTACAAATTTGGTGTTCTTGATAAAAAAAGAACGAGAAAGTGGATATCAAAATGGGCCAGGTTTCCAAATGCCCAGGATGCACCAAAGCCCTTCTCGAGTCAGCCCACGGCCCACTACGTGCAAAAAGCCGAAAAtgctactcttttttttttccttttcatccccTCCACAGCGCCACAGCGGCGCGCACTGTTTCGACTTCCCCTCCCCGCCCCCAAAACTCAAACGCCACCGTCCACCgcctcccgtcccgtcccgtcctgtTCCCCACCACCCTTCTCGACCATGTCGGTGGCCGACGGGGATGACGAGGAGGCCTTCTTCCTCGCCCTcgacgcggcggaggccgccgcgCTTGATTCCTCCTCCAAGCGCCGTCGcctctccaccacctcctcaccGACACCAGCCACTCCCCCCGCCGCCTCTGAGGGGTCCTACCTGGCTGCGCTCAAGGGCAGCCACAGCTCGgcctggcagcagcagcagcagcaagcgcTGAACTATGCGCACAAGCGGCCCGACGGCTCCAAAACCCTAGCCGCGGGTACAAGTGGGACCCAGGTGGCCAGCGGATCGTGCTTCAAGTGCGGAGACCCTGGCCACTGGGCGCGGGAGTGCCCCCAATCGGCTCCGACTGCCGGGGGAGGAGGTGTAatcggcggcggtgccggcggcgggtaCGTGAATGCGggtggggaggtggaggagaaggcGTGCCCCTGCGGCGCCGGGAGCTGCCTCGTGCTTACTTCTAACACGCCCAGGAACCCTGGGCGCAAGTTCTACAAGTGTCCCTTGCGG GACAATGGGGGTTGCAACTTCTTTGAGTGGTGTGATGCTCCATCTCCCGGCCCTGCAAATGCTCGAAGTAACACAGTTTTTCAGTCAGAGACATCAGCAACAGATATGCTTTGCCCATGCGGTGCTGGAGCTTGCTTAATTCTGACCACGAAGACAGGGAAAAATGTTGGGAGGCAGTTCTACCGCTGCCCAGGAAATCAG GGTGGTGGCTCTTGTGGCTTTTTCAAGTGGTGTGACGAGCAACAGCCCAGGGTTGGTGCACCGCTGCAAGCTTCACCACAGTACCAAACTGATGCAACATCAAGCATCCAAAACTCCAACAAGAGGAGCTCCTCATCCTGCTTCAAGTGCGGGCAGGAGAACCACTGGGCGAGGGACTGCCCAAATCAATCATCGGATCCTTATCCTGACAAGGGTGGGAGAACAATAACTTCGGCGAGCTCGCCTGATGggtgcttcaagtgtggtaAGGCTGGTCACTGGTCCCGCGAGTGCCCAACCTCGaatagtggtggtggtggtggtggtggtaccgGCGCCAGCCGTGCCAAGTCGTCTTCTGCTTTGGGCTCGTGGAACAGTCAGAGATACTGA